TTCATTGATAATGCCGGTCATATTCGAATGCGTCGAAACACCAACAAAACGCACTTTTCCCTGATCCTTCAGCAGCTTCATCCCCTCAACTATGCCGGGATTGCTAACATCCGCGGTATCGGAGACATCATGCAAATACAAAATATCGACATAATCCATTTTAAGCCGCTGAAGACTGGCTTCACAATTGGCAATCAGTTTCTTCTTTGATTCTTCCGGATCGAGCCCATTGCGCTGCCCCGGCGTATGTATTTTGGTGCCGATAATTACCTTATCGCGAACCTTCAGCTTACTGATGACATTTCCCACCATCTGCTCGTTGCTTCCATACTGGTAATATGCGGCAGTGTCGAAATGCCTGACGCCCATCTCATATGACGCCTGGACGACTTCGGGATTATTGGCATTCATCATGCCCATGCTGATAATCGGCATCTTCAGCCCGGTGCGGCCCAGGGTCCGCTGAATGACTTCCTTTTTCGCCGCCGTTTCTTTTTTCTCAGTTACTTGCCCCAGCACGGCGGACGGCACCAGCCCTGCAATTCCGGCCGAGACGATACCGGCCGACGCGGCGGTCAAAAATTTCCGCCGATTGATTTCCGATGATGCTTTCGACATCGTCATAATACCCCCATATATATTAGTTTGACTCTCCTTGTTCCTGATTCAAACCCAGCCGATCCCTGGCATTATTCAGAATAATTTCTTTCATTCCGGGATCGATGGCTGTATCACCGGGCAGCACTTTCATGACTTGCTCATAACATTTAAGCGCCCCATCATTGTCGCCCGATGCCGTAAGCGCATCGGCATAACTATCCCAGCAATTGGCCGAATTAGGAT
This sequence is a window from candidate division Zixibacteria bacterium HGW-Zixibacteria-1. Protein-coding genes within it:
- a CDS encoding oxidoreductase, with product MTMSKASSEINRRKFLTAASAGIVSAGIAGLVPSAVLGQVTEKKETAAKKEVIQRTLGRTGLKMPIISMGMMNANNPEVVQASYEMGVRHFDTAAYYQYGSNEQMVGNVISKLKVRDKVIIGTKIHTPGQRNGLDPEESKKKLIANCEASLQRLKMDYVDILYLHDVSDTADVSNPGIVEGMKLLKDQGKVRFVGVSTHSNMTGIINEVTRQGSWDVVLTAVNFTMADDVDLLMAIKNGADKGVGIVAMKALAGGGRWPNPESRRNYSSSTIARAALKWVLRNESITTSIPGYTNFEHMNEDFSVAFDLDYAPEEKKFLEDNQIKLGFGFCRQCRGCLASCPNGADVPNLMRTHMYAAQYGNFHQARITLDDIPRRSGLDACRNCDTCMAGCVNTVDIGRRIEELKLIYS